In the Methylomonas rhizoryzae genome, one interval contains:
- a CDS encoding DUF938 domain-containing protein yields the protein MTTEKPFSQACENNKQAILEILQTVFVKPTTIWEIGSGTGQHACYFAANLPHLFWQATDRRDNLPGIRLWQADAKLANLGQPLSLDVNDEAWPAERIEAVFTANTLHIMSQAEVETLFLRLNVYLSEQAILCIYGPFNYAGNYTSASNARFDAWLKERNPLSCIKHFEHIAGLAAQIGMTLTADHAMPANNRLLVFQRRTDSQPTSLN from the coding sequence ATGACGACTGAAAAACCCTTCTCGCAAGCCTGCGAAAACAACAAACAAGCGATATTGGAAATTTTGCAAACGGTCTTCGTAAAGCCGACGACGATTTGGGAAATCGGCAGCGGGACCGGCCAGCACGCCTGCTATTTTGCCGCCAACCTTCCGCACCTGTTCTGGCAAGCGACCGATCGCCGGGACAATTTGCCCGGCATTCGGCTATGGCAAGCGGACGCAAAGCTAGCGAATCTTGGACAACCGCTATCGCTGGACGTCAACGATGAAGCTTGGCCGGCCGAACGAATAGAAGCCGTGTTTACCGCCAATACCCTGCACATCATGAGCCAAGCGGAAGTCGAAACCTTGTTCCTGCGTTTGAACGTCTACCTATCCGAACAGGCGATTCTCTGTATTTACGGTCCCTTCAACTATGCCGGGAATTACACCAGCGCCAGCAATGCCCGCTTCGATGCGTGGCTCAAAGAGCGCAACCCTTTAAGCTGCATCAAACATTTCGAACACATCGCCGGACTAGCGGCGCAAATCGGCATGACGCTTACAGCCGACCATGCCATGCCGGCTAACAACCGCTTATTGGTTTTTCAACGCCGAACGGATTCTCAACCGACTAGCCTAAATTAG
- a CDS encoding GNAT family N-acetyltransferase, translating into MQVKVIASLAQVAAQDWNRLLVDAYPFLRHEYLSALERSGAASLATGWQARHLLVLQGESLIAALPMYQKQHSWGEYVFDQQWALAHERYGLEYYPKWLTAIPFTPCLGPRLLIAPEVDARLIWNLVLDHVRAQAISSWHCLFPDAVQLGMLREMQLIVRHDVQFQWFNRGYKDFDDYLQALNASKRKMIKKERRRVTEQGIDMLQIAGTEATPEQWHVAFQFYSMTYYKRRREPYLSESFFRQIAKEMAESCILVFAVKDAAYVGAALFFVGSDCLYGRFWGCREEYDVLHFEACYYQGLEFCIQQGLQRFDSGAQGEHKIARGFEPILTQSAHWIKDPRFARLIADFTEREKQHVLKYQTDAARLLPFKQTTAT; encoded by the coding sequence ATGCAAGTAAAAGTTATCGCCAGTCTGGCCCAAGTGGCGGCACAGGACTGGAATCGTTTATTGGTCGACGCTTATCCCTTCCTTCGCCACGAATATTTATCGGCTTTAGAGCGTAGCGGTGCGGCCAGCCTTGCTACCGGTTGGCAGGCAAGGCATTTGTTGGTGCTGCAAGGGGAAAGTCTGATTGCCGCGTTGCCTATGTACCAGAAGCAGCATTCCTGGGGTGAATACGTGTTCGACCAGCAATGGGCGCTGGCGCATGAACGATACGGTTTGGAATATTACCCCAAATGGTTGACCGCGATTCCGTTCACGCCTTGTCTGGGGCCGCGGTTGTTGATTGCGCCCGAAGTCGATGCGCGTTTGATTTGGAATTTAGTGTTAGACCACGTTCGCGCTCAGGCTATTTCCTCTTGGCATTGTTTGTTTCCCGACGCGGTACAGTTGGGCATGTTGCGGGAGATGCAATTGATCGTTCGCCATGATGTACAGTTTCAGTGGTTTAATCGGGGATATAAAGATTTCGACGATTATTTGCAGGCGCTCAATGCAAGCAAACGCAAAATGATTAAGAAAGAACGCCGGCGGGTAACCGAACAAGGCATCGATATGTTGCAAATAGCCGGGACGGAGGCTACTCCGGAGCAATGGCATGTGGCATTTCAGTTTTATTCGATGACCTACTACAAACGGCGGCGCGAGCCTTATTTGTCCGAAAGCTTTTTTCGACAAATCGCCAAAGAGATGGCGGAGAGCTGCATATTGGTATTCGCAGTTAAAGACGCCGCTTACGTCGGTGCAGCCTTATTTTTTGTCGGGTCGGATTGTCTGTACGGACGCTTTTGGGGATGCCGCGAAGAATACGACGTTTTGCATTTCGAAGCCTGTTATTACCAAGGGCTGGAATTTTGCATTCAACAGGGCTTGCAGAGATTCGATTCGGGCGCGCAAGGCGAACACAAGATTGCCCGAGGTTTCGAACCGATACTTACCCAATCCGCCCATTGGATCAAGGATCCACGGTTTGCCAGATTGATTGCCGATTTTACCGAGCGTGAAAAACAGCATGTTTTAAAATACCAAACCGATGCCGCGAGGCTTTTACCTTTCAAACAAACGACTGCGACCTAA
- a CDS encoding lytic transglycosylase domain-containing protein, with product MSYSGQFPKPAELEPAVDFWRKTYAVWQRSEVAYHDDRYMNVVYEVMTLPGYVGEGLTAEQKRLMSERRDYWKGQLAGLESKLRYNAPLTPQDRMLIDKFERAGLSVNTVLAGAGDRVRAQRGTRERFKRGMEISGRYNLQFRKIFRDAGLPEELALLPHVESSFQPAARSSAGAVGMWQFTKAAAQTFMPGNNRVDQRLDPFISAVGATRYLSYAYGKLGDWPSAVTSYNHGIGGMKRAQSNMGKDFARIVRYYDGPAFGFASRNYYAQFLAAREIAANTDAYFPEGIRYEEPLGPGQYLAAE from the coding sequence ATGAGTTATTCGGGGCAATTCCCCAAACCGGCGGAATTGGAGCCTGCCGTAGATTTTTGGCGTAAGACTTACGCGGTGTGGCAGCGTTCGGAAGTGGCGTATCACGACGACCGCTATATGAATGTCGTGTATGAAGTGATGACGCTGCCGGGTTATGTCGGCGAAGGCTTGACCGCGGAACAAAAGCGTCTAATGTCCGAGCGCCGGGATTATTGGAAGGGTCAGCTCGCAGGGTTGGAAAGCAAGCTCCGTTACAACGCGCCATTAACCCCGCAGGATAGAATGTTGATCGATAAATTCGAACGCGCCGGATTGTCGGTAAATACCGTGTTGGCCGGGGCCGGTGACCGGGTTAGGGCGCAACGCGGTACGCGCGAGCGCTTCAAACGGGGCATGGAAATCAGCGGACGTTACAATTTACAGTTCAGAAAGATTTTCCGCGATGCCGGATTACCGGAGGAATTGGCTTTGTTGCCTCACGTGGAATCCTCGTTTCAGCCGGCCGCACGTTCGTCGGCGGGGGCGGTAGGCATGTGGCAATTCACCAAAGCGGCTGCACAGACTTTTATGCCGGGCAACAATCGGGTCGATCAGCGCTTGGACCCTTTTATCTCTGCCGTCGGAGCGACGCGCTACCTGAGTTATGCCTACGGCAAATTAGGCGATTGGCCCAGTGCGGTCACTTCCTACAATCACGGTATCGGCGGAATGAAACGGGCTCAATCCAATATGGGTAAAGATTTCGCCCGTATCGTCCGCTACTACGATGGGCCGGCCTTCGGTTTCGCGTCCAGAAATTATTACGCACAATTTCTGGCTGCCCGGGAAATCGCTGCGAATACGGACGCTTATTTCCCGGAGGGCATCCGATACGAAGAGCCGTTAGGGCCGGGGCAATATTTGGCGGCTGAGTAG
- a CDS encoding reprolysin-like metallopeptidase: MKTNTILLALALAMAFPTSVSANLFKEQHHTIYHVAKNKTLLQVTNQLANRSGISFEINADVEQDLINRKLAAANWTEALNQLLEGYNFSVESLNDKITTVVISGRNGSGNIAADSAIEKAKLIVVQPESNANLPEQYRHFNQGSVMNVALPMDELRDVASGDDFVLDLPIGQYTVRHDSQIEHEDGSSTWMGYLGDEGKGYRIYLSEGDAGVIGNVYTPDGAYNIETVNGQTVIVDVSQSGLANAGLEHDEVEPIPGQPATMNNPLLSMNSELDNLQIAAEQAKANAETLASQAETLLADYQQAIADGVAIKSEIANLKSELRTTKAQLTAVRKALATAKTDTQLGAQLAQFTQQLKQIKNELRASSKALRTTLKAIKLAKAGYKKKLALAKAAQANALQAQASYEAQKSGSNDTVANNSSDKVIVDLMVLYTTENQTADYAKQRIQYLVDVSNQAYQDSGINMRLRLVHTQKTHYSEASANATALFDLANDNGAFAGTAALRNQYGADLVVLFRPLHAATAGSCGTTYVGFANGGDAQANTGFGTIGDGYSKDEDDSFFCGSNTFTHELGHSFGTVHDREYSSFAGKFDYSYAWGVDESFGTIMSYKGPALMLFATPDLSSECAGAPCGFAEGDANASDQAKTINYTAPLVAAYRPTTVSVPVIE; encoded by the coding sequence ATGAAAACAAATACAATACTGCTTGCCTTAGCGTTGGCTATGGCATTTCCTACCAGCGTGAGTGCCAATCTGTTTAAAGAACAACACCACACGATCTATCACGTAGCAAAAAACAAAACGCTACTCCAAGTAACTAATCAACTGGCTAACCGTAGCGGGATTTCGTTCGAAATCAATGCCGACGTCGAGCAAGATTTGATTAACCGAAAACTTGCTGCCGCCAACTGGACGGAAGCTTTAAATCAACTGTTGGAAGGTTATAACTTTTCGGTTGAAAGCTTAAACGACAAAATTACGACGGTGGTTATCAGCGGCCGTAACGGCAGCGGCAATATCGCCGCGGATAGCGCGATCGAAAAGGCCAAGTTGATAGTGGTGCAACCCGAATCGAATGCCAATTTGCCGGAACAATATCGGCACTTCAATCAAGGCTCGGTCATGAACGTTGCTTTACCCATGGATGAATTACGGGATGTGGCCTCCGGCGACGACTTCGTATTGGACCTGCCGATAGGTCAATATACCGTCCGCCACGACAGCCAAATCGAACACGAAGACGGCAGCTCGACCTGGATGGGTTATCTGGGAGACGAGGGTAAAGGTTACAGAATTTATCTGTCAGAAGGCGACGCCGGGGTGATTGGAAACGTTTATACCCCGGACGGAGCTTACAACATAGAAACCGTCAACGGCCAAACCGTCATTGTGGACGTTAGTCAATCGGGCTTGGCAAACGCCGGCTTGGAACACGATGAAGTAGAGCCGATACCCGGTCAGCCGGCAACGATGAACAACCCGCTCTTGAGCATGAACAGCGAACTCGACAATCTGCAGATCGCAGCGGAACAAGCCAAAGCAAATGCCGAAACTTTGGCCTCCCAAGCGGAAACCCTATTGGCCGACTATCAGCAAGCCATCGCCGACGGCGTAGCGATTAAATCCGAAATTGCCAATTTAAAGTCCGAATTGCGGACGACAAAAGCCCAACTAACGGCAGTGCGCAAAGCGCTGGCAACCGCTAAAACCGATACTCAGTTAGGCGCGCAGCTTGCCCAATTCACTCAACAACTGAAACAAATTAAAAATGAATTACGCGCCAGCAGCAAAGCCCTGCGTACAACGCTAAAAGCAATCAAACTTGCCAAAGCCGGCTATAAGAAAAAACTCGCGCTGGCCAAAGCGGCACAAGCCAACGCGCTACAAGCGCAAGCAAGCTACGAAGCGCAAAAATCCGGCTCCAATGATACGGTCGCCAACAATTCTTCAGACAAGGTTATCGTCGATCTGATGGTGTTGTACACCACGGAAAATCAAACCGCCGACTACGCCAAACAACGTATCCAATATCTGGTAGACGTATCCAACCAAGCGTATCAGGATTCAGGCATCAACATGCGCTTACGACTGGTGCACACTCAGAAAACGCACTATTCGGAGGCTAGCGCGAATGCCACCGCCTTGTTCGATTTAGCGAACGACAACGGCGCGTTTGCGGGCACCGCCGCGCTACGCAATCAATACGGAGCGGATTTGGTCGTGTTGTTTCGCCCCTTACACGCCGCAACGGCCGGCAGCTGCGGCACTACTTACGTAGGCTTTGCCAACGGCGGCGACGCTCAAGCAAACACCGGTTTCGGAACGATAGGCGATGGTTATTCAAAAGACGAAGACGATAGCTTTTTCTGCGGTTCCAATACGTTTACCCACGAACTAGGCCATAGTTTCGGAACGGTTCACGACCGCGAATACAGCAGCTTTGCCGGAAAATTCGATTACTCCTACGCATGGGGTGTGGATGAAAGCTTCGGTACAATTATGAGTTATAAAGGCCCGGCGCTGATGTTGTTTGCGACGCCTGACTTAAGCAGCGAATGCGCCGGCGCTCCTTGCGGTTTTGCGGAAGGCGATGCCAATGCCTCGGATCAAGCCAAAACCATCAATTACACCGCACCTTTGGTTGCGGCCTATCGTCCGACTACCGTCAGCGTTCCGGTCATCGAATAA
- a CDS encoding VWA domain-containing protein produces the protein MKPWLHTLLLCLWLYPHYCICAETDEVQVLIDVSGSMKQNDPNNLRVDAAELLIDLLPDSTKVSLWLFAEDVKLLSHTDALDSDWRKTALKSLKAIHSRGAFTNIERALETATGQGFGGTGNKNLILLTDGMVDISKDIMVSADSRERILSEGLPRLIQRGIKINTIALSDQADKPLLHSLAYDSGGWNEIAVTADQLQRAFLKMAQKAAPRDTVPLTDNRFTIDGSIREFSVLVFKQAGANPTRLIDPDRQSIDSESKRPNVAWLANPSYDLITVKQPALGSWQIQAAIDPDNQVMILTDLQLVLEGPGNFVSESEAVPLTLSFTEQGQLISRADFLQLISLSVAVDEQAAAPIPASAGQAGFFSHQIPGLSRGKHRLHIVADGKTFQRELNRDIEAVAQVVRLEKSVNVDKRQVGLTFQPDIAVLDVAAMSITAHVQKGEEAAQSQVVTAQNGIWQMQIEHVPADVPLHIRFDVTAKTLDGNAISPTLPAITIDESWFASASPASVATDEKVTPPSPETQTEPESVPAPPMEAAEATTNWAMVIGIVTFANLLLFGIGYAVYRALNKSNLKKQQQLLEKLT, from the coding sequence ATGAAACCGTGGTTGCATACCTTGCTGCTTTGCCTGTGGCTTTATCCGCATTATTGCATCTGCGCCGAAACGGATGAAGTGCAGGTGTTAATCGACGTGTCCGGCAGCATGAAGCAGAACGATCCCAACAATTTGCGGGTGGACGCGGCGGAATTACTGATTGATTTGTTGCCGGACAGCACCAAAGTGTCCTTGTGGCTGTTTGCGGAAGACGTCAAGTTGCTCAGCCATACCGACGCGCTGGATAGCGACTGGCGCAAAACAGCGCTGAAGTCGTTAAAAGCCATTCATTCGCGCGGTGCCTTCACCAACATAGAACGCGCGCTCGAAACCGCTACGGGGCAAGGGTTTGGCGGCACCGGCAACAAAAACCTGATTCTGTTGACCGACGGCATGGTGGATATTTCCAAAGATATCATGGTCAGTGCCGATTCCAGGGAACGCATCTTGAGCGAAGGATTACCCCGATTGATACAACGCGGCATCAAAATCAATACCATCGCTTTGTCCGACCAAGCCGATAAACCATTGCTGCACAGTTTGGCTTACGACAGCGGCGGTTGGAACGAAATCGCCGTCACCGCCGACCAATTGCAACGCGCGTTTTTGAAAATGGCGCAAAAAGCGGCTCCGCGCGACACCGTTCCCTTAACCGACAACCGCTTTACTATCGACGGCAGCATTCGGGAGTTCTCGGTGTTGGTGTTCAAGCAAGCCGGCGCTAATCCCACCCGCTTAATCGACCCGGACCGGCAAAGCATAGATTCCGAATCCAAACGGCCCAATGTCGCGTGGCTGGCAAACCCGTCATACGATTTGATTACCGTTAAGCAACCGGCGCTGGGCAGTTGGCAGATTCAAGCGGCTATCGATCCCGACAATCAGGTGATGATTCTGACCGATTTACAATTGGTGCTCGAAGGACCGGGCAATTTCGTGTCCGAATCGGAAGCTGTCCCGTTAACGCTAAGTTTTACCGAACAAGGGCAACTGATTAGCCGAGCCGATTTTTTACAACTGATTTCCCTGTCCGTCGCCGTGGACGAGCAGGCGGCCGCGCCCATCCCCGCTTCGGCAGGGCAAGCGGGATTTTTTAGTCATCAAATACCCGGACTATCCCGAGGCAAACATCGCTTGCACATCGTCGCCGACGGCAAAACCTTTCAACGTGAATTGAATCGAGACATTGAAGCGGTTGCCCAAGTCGTTCGCCTGGAAAAATCCGTAAACGTCGACAAGCGCCAAGTCGGCTTGACGTTTCAACCCGACATCGCGGTGCTTGACGTGGCGGCAATGAGCATTACCGCGCACGTTCAAAAAGGCGAAGAAGCCGCACAAAGCCAAGTAGTGACGGCACAAAACGGCATATGGCAGATGCAAATCGAGCATGTTCCCGCAGACGTGCCACTGCACATACGCTTTGACGTCACCGCAAAAACCCTGGACGGAAACGCTATCAGCCCTACCTTGCCGGCGATTACGATAGATGAAAGCTGGTTCGCATCCGCCAGCCCGGCCAGCGTCGCTACCGACGAGAAAGTAACGCCGCCATCACCCGAAACGCAAACCGAACCGGAATCCGTACCCGCGCCGCCGATGGAGGCGGCGGAAGCAACCACGAATTGGGCAATGGTTATCGGCATTGTAACGTTCGCTAATTTACTATTGTTCGGGATTGGATACGCCGTTTACCGTGCGCTGAACAAGTCCAATCTGAAAAAACAGCAGCAACTTTTGGAGAAGCTGACGTGA
- a CDS encoding DUF2004 domain-containing protein has translation MTIEVEKRQKLALDAIKHAFGTEAGEDSVNLFVGHHLEELPQSYWQQHLGSSTPKPTAVIGLLQLRSSWGEDDIEFFDFTLPDEVTDYVVSVHFDGAGKIDGISMES, from the coding sequence ATGACAATCGAAGTTGAAAAACGGCAAAAGTTGGCACTGGATGCCATCAAGCACGCGTTCGGTACCGAGGCAGGTGAGGACAGCGTTAATTTGTTTGTTGGGCACCATTTGGAGGAGCTTCCACAAAGTTATTGGCAGCAACATCTTGGCTCCAGTACCCCAAAACCAACGGCTGTAATTGGCTTGCTCCAACTTCGCTCGTCTTGGGGTGAAGATGACATTGAGTTTTTTGACTTCACACTTCCAGACGAGGTCACGGATTACGTCGTTTCGGTGCATTTTGATGGTGCAGGCAAAATTGATGGCATCTCAATGGAGAGTTAG
- a CDS encoding LON peptidase substrate-binding domain-containing protein, which produces MQQPQPAEQALFPLNTPLFPKCIIQLQIFEPRYLNMISACLRSGASFTVCLLREGFEKLEVLGNAESPAQPVPICYSLGTSARIIDFGQMPNGLLSISLQGEQRQRLRRIRQQADGLWLGQTDDLAEINACQGEIPPIWTAVLKSLGNSGILAHAEAELLSDPELAMNYIAMYAPLPAFLKQSLLELDDLQIRWRRLRDFTAQNLTQV; this is translated from the coding sequence ATGCAGCAACCGCAACCCGCTGAACAAGCCCTGTTTCCGTTGAATACGCCACTGTTCCCAAAATGCATCATACAGCTGCAGATATTCGAACCGCGCTATCTGAATATGATATCGGCGTGTCTGCGAAGCGGAGCGAGTTTTACCGTGTGCTTGCTACGGGAGGGATTTGAAAAACTGGAGGTGCTTGGCAATGCCGAATCACCCGCGCAACCGGTACCGATTTGTTATTCACTGGGTACCAGCGCCAGAATAATCGACTTCGGCCAAATGCCCAATGGCTTGTTATCTATTTCCTTACAAGGCGAACAACGCCAACGTTTGCGGCGAATTCGCCAACAAGCCGACGGACTGTGGCTTGGCCAAACCGACGATTTAGCGGAAATCAACGCCTGTCAGGGCGAAATTCCACCCATTTGGACGGCGGTGTTAAAAAGTTTAGGTAACAGTGGAATACTCGCTCATGCCGAAGCGGAGCTGCTTAGCGACCCGGAACTTGCGATGAACTATATTGCCATGTACGCACCGTTGCCAGCCTTTTTGAAGCAATCGTTGCTGGAACTGGATGATCTACAAATCCGTTGGCGGCGTTTGCGAGATTTTACCGCTCAAAATTTAACGCAGGTTTAG
- a CDS encoding antibiotic biosynthesis monooxygenase — protein sequence MQHVLIIHEVESYPAWKAVFDQAADIRKNAGEIRYQLLRYDEDGNNIVHFSEWTSLENARRFFESPELVEIRKKAGVKAPHFIYLQEIERGVL from the coding sequence ATGCAACACGTATTAATCATTCACGAAGTCGAATCTTATCCGGCATGGAAAGCCGTTTTCGATCAGGCGGCGGACATTCGCAAAAATGCCGGCGAAATCCGTTACCAGTTACTGCGTTACGACGAGGACGGAAATAATATCGTCCACTTTTCCGAGTGGACTTCGCTGGAAAACGCCCGACGCTTCTTCGAATCTCCCGAACTGGTGGAAATCCGGAAAAAGGCCGGGGTAAAAGCGCCGCATTTCATCTACCTGCAAGAAATAGAGCGTGGCGTGTTATAG
- a CDS encoding class I SAM-dependent methyltransferase, whose product MTPLEIGRAYNSITHLWESPAFDRSNGIAQHQKAIAFAHKRGHALDIGCGCSGRLIDLLSNNGFAAEGLDVSDEMIRLAKQKHPRLQFHQQDICEWIFPKRYDFITAWDSIWHIPLTRQVEVLTKIVDGLNKNGVLIFSFGGTTEPGEHKDNAMGPEVYYSSLGTNGFLSLLINLGCACKHLEYEQVPELHAYLIAQKI is encoded by the coding sequence ATGACACCGCTGGAAATCGGCCGGGCTTACAATAGCATCACCCACTTATGGGAAAGCCCGGCGTTCGACCGCAGCAACGGCATCGCCCAGCACCAAAAAGCAATAGCATTCGCTCACAAACGCGGCCATGCATTGGACATCGGCTGCGGCTGCAGCGGAAGGTTAATCGACCTATTATCGAATAATGGGTTTGCAGCTGAAGGCCTCGATGTTTCGGACGAAATGATCAGACTAGCCAAGCAAAAACATCCTCGCCTGCAATTTCACCAGCAAGACATTTGCGAGTGGATTTTCCCCAAACGCTACGACTTTATCACCGCCTGGGACAGCATTTGGCATATCCCGCTGACCCGGCAGGTTGAGGTGCTGACCAAAATCGTCGACGGCTTGAATAAAAACGGCGTGCTGATCTTCTCCTTCGGCGGAACCACCGAGCCGGGCGAACATAAGGATAACGCCATGGGACCGGAAGTTTATTATTCTTCGTTAGGGACGAACGGCTTCCTGTCGCTACTGATCAATTTGGGCTGCGCATGCAAACACTTGGAGTACGAGCAAGTGCCGGAACTGCATGCCTACCTGATCGCGCAAAAAATCTGA
- a CDS encoding efflux RND transporter periplasmic adaptor subunit produces MSGMQNPSPPTRPAATPKPDPRQAAANAPKQLKADFYVGPGRLGMQQASLAQEFSTLSSQATPLPELCSAWLQWLAKHLEAFDCGIVTLKTEGDKLSLPIAAWPAQPADLTGLLSLAQSALKQRQSLEMRIAGKGPSAKINSLLAVPIQIEDALYGIAVIRLLNDDAPQFARANHLMTWGLAWLTQYFWRDGYRQSTLTAEQAAFLSDLMLMTAEMPSFQEALFALVNDLTARLKLRRVSIGWLENGQMQVKAISHSAHFRQAHESVQRLARAMEEAYDQNQTIVLPGGDGPAPAPSGRLIVSDHLQLAQAEGGHAVASFLIRIPGRIVGVLTFEFEPGRQPGADEQLLGELLGSGLAALLQQKHLHERWLGGKFQKRWQAVKDGLLGNEHPVYKLATFAAALLLAALFWVQADFRITAKTVIEGLIQRAAVAPFDGYVARAEVRAGDSVRAGQVVAALDDKDLLLEQQRLTSEVAQHQRKYRDALAKHDRPAAAVLGAELQQAQAQLALVDEKLARAEIKAPFDGIVVSGDLSQKLGAPVNQGDVLFEITPLNAYRIILKVDERDISLVRPDQSGRMTLAGLSAEPLPFTVKQVTPVAAAEEGINYFRVEAEIIGDKPLLRPGMEGIGKIGVGEASLWHIWTRRLFDWLRIGLWTWLP; encoded by the coding sequence ATGTCCGGCATGCAAAATCCCTCACCGCCAACCCGGCCTGCAGCAACGCCTAAACCCGACCCGCGTCAGGCCGCAGCCAACGCACCCAAACAGCTTAAAGCCGATTTTTACGTCGGCCCCGGCCGCTTGGGCATGCAACAAGCCAGCTTGGCCCAAGAATTCAGCACCCTCTCCAGCCAAGCCACGCCGCTGCCGGAGTTGTGCTCGGCCTGGCTGCAGTGGCTGGCCAAACACCTGGAAGCTTTCGACTGCGGCATCGTCACGCTGAAAACCGAAGGCGATAAATTGTCGCTGCCCATCGCCGCGTGGCCCGCGCAACCAGCCGATTTAACCGGCCTGCTGAGCTTGGCGCAATCCGCTTTAAAACAACGGCAAAGTCTGGAAATGCGGATAGCCGGCAAAGGCCCGTCGGCCAAGATAAACAGTTTGCTGGCAGTGCCCATCCAAATCGAAGACGCATTGTACGGAATTGCCGTGATCCGTTTGCTGAACGACGATGCCCCGCAGTTCGCCCGCGCCAACCACTTAATGACCTGGGGCCTGGCCTGGCTGACTCAATATTTCTGGCGTGACGGTTACCGGCAAAGCACTTTGACCGCCGAACAAGCCGCTTTCCTGTCCGATCTGATGCTGATGACCGCCGAAATGCCCAGCTTTCAGGAGGCCTTGTTTGCCTTGGTCAACGATCTGACGGCTCGCCTGAAATTGCGCCGGGTCAGCATCGGCTGGCTGGAAAACGGGCAAATGCAGGTCAAAGCCATTTCGCACAGCGCCCATTTCCGCCAAGCGCATGAATCGGTGCAGCGCTTGGCGCGGGCCATGGAGGAAGCCTACGACCAAAACCAAACCATCGTCTTGCCTGGCGGCGACGGCCCGGCGCCGGCGCCATCCGGCCGGCTGATCGTCAGCGACCACCTGCAACTGGCGCAAGCCGAAGGCGGCCACGCCGTGGCCTCGTTTTTGATTCGCATTCCCGGCCGCATCGTCGGGGTGCTGACCTTCGAATTCGAACCCGGCCGGCAGCCCGGCGCCGACGAGCAGCTATTGGGCGAATTGCTGGGCAGCGGCCTGGCCGCGCTATTGCAACAAAAGCATCTGCACGAACGCTGGCTGGGCGGCAAGTTTCAAAAGCGCTGGCAAGCGGTTAAAGACGGCCTGCTGGGTAACGAGCATCCGGTGTATAAGCTGGCGACGTTCGCCGCCGCCTTGTTGCTGGCGGCTCTGTTCTGGGTGCAGGCGGATTTTCGCATTACCGCCAAAACCGTGATCGAAGGCCTGATTCAGCGCGCCGCGGTGGCGCCGTTCGACGGTTACGTGGCCCGAGCCGAGGTGCGTGCCGGCGACAGCGTGCGCGCCGGCCAGGTCGTAGCGGCCCTGGACGATAAAGATTTGTTGCTGGAACAACAGCGTTTGACTAGCGAAGTCGCACAGCATCAGCGTAAATACCGCGATGCGCTGGCGAAACACGACCGCCCGGCCGCCGCAGTGCTCGGCGCCGAGCTGCAGCAAGCGCAAGCACAACTGGCCTTGGTCGACGAAAAACTGGCGCGCGCAGAAATCAAAGCCCCGTTTGACGGCATCGTCGTATCCGGCGATTTGAGTCAAAAATTGGGCGCGCCGGTCAACCAAGGCGACGTGTTGTTCGAGATCACGCCGCTAAACGCCTACCGTATCATTTTGAAAGTCGACGAACGCGACATCAGCCTGGTCCGCCCCGATCAATCCGGTCGAATGACGCTGGCCGGCCTGAGCGCCGAACCACTGCCGTTCACGGTTAAACAGGTCACCCCGGTAGCGGCGGCCGAAGAAGGCATCAATTATTTTCGGGTGGAAGCCGAAATCATCGGCGACAAGCCCTTGCTGCGGCCCGGCATGGAAGGCATCGGCAAAATCGGCGTGGGCGAAGCCAGCCTGTGGCACATCTGGACCCGGCGCTTGTTCGACTGGCTGCGCATCGGCCTTTGGACTTGGCTGCCCTGA